From one Thunnus maccoyii chromosome 6, fThuMac1.1, whole genome shotgun sequence genomic stretch:
- the LOC121898956 gene encoding T-cell surface glycoprotein CD3 epsilon chain-like, whose translation MNSMGAQAVLSVLLFTIGTVTADKGEVSFWRENFKMTCPGEGTWYKIDEGQITTNDSKNHERQYNGTSKGGYYCEYTKEGGTRQKYYFYVQGKACKNCFEMEASFLMLAIIVDVVMTGFVMMIIYRCTKKKSSPAPHSSKAPPARSGGRAPPVPSPDYEQLNPQTRGQDTYSLLNRTG comes from the exons ATGAACAGCATGGGTGCTCAGGCTGTCCTCTCCGTCCTCCTCTTCACCATAGGCACCGTGACGGCTGATAAGG GAGAAGTATCGTTCTGGAGGGAGAATTTCAAAATGACCTGTCCAGGAGAAGGGACTTGGTACAAGATTGATGAAGGACAGATAACAACCAACGACTCAAAAAATCATGAACGTCAATATAATGGCACAAGCAAAGGCGGCTATTACTGTGAATACACCAAGGAAGGAGGCACTCgtcaaaaatattatttctatGTGCAAGGAAAGG CCTGTAAAAACTGCTTTGAGATGGAGGCATCTTTTCTTATGCTGGCCATCATTGTGGACGTGGTCATGACAGGATTTGTGATGATGATAATCTACCGGTGCACCAAGAAGAAAAGCTCACCTGCACCTCACTCCTCCAAAG CACCTCCTGCTCGTTCAGGAGGCCGGGCTCCACCTGTCCCATCTCCTGACTATGAG CAACTGAACCCTCAAACCCGTGGCCAGGATACTTACTCCTTACTCAACAGGACCGGATAG
- the LOC121899083 gene encoding T-cell surface glycoprotein CD3 gamma chain-like: MKCQIILPACLLLLWTLTAFVSCAGEEDKITATQTDEGIKLKCHTDYNAIMKNNKEIPSHVLTYSDENTGEYTCVVKADDPDNNRNGPSIFVKFRTCDNCVELDAASISGIVVGDVVATIVIGVAVYLIASQARTGPMPSHKKSSDRQHLVPNEMPSRASNDHYQPLKKKSGQKDTYDVLHNRRGP, from the exons atgaaatgCCAGATAATTTTGCCTGCGTGCTTGCTGCTGCTTTGGACACTGACTG CATTTGTCAGTTGCGCTG GTGAGGAAGATAAAATAACAGCGACACAAACCGATGAAGGGATTAAGCTGAAGTGTCACACCGACTATAATGCtatcatgaaaaataataaagagaTACCTTCTCATGTATTGACATATAGTGATGAGAACACAGGAGAGTACACATGTGTGGTTAAAGCCGACGACCCGGATAACAACAGAAATGGTCCAAGTATCTTTGTGAAATTTCGGA cctgtGACAACTGCGTGGAGCTCGATGCGGCCTCAATAAGCGGCATAGTTGTAGGAGACGTGGTGGCTACCATTGTGATAGGAGTGGCTGTCTATCTTATTGCATCTCAGGCTCGGACTGGTCCAATGCCCTCTCACAAGAAAA GCTCTGATAGACAGCATCTGGTTCCAAATGAAATGCCCAGCAGAGCCTCCAATGACCACTACCAG ccgctgaaaaaaaaaagtggtcaGAAAGACACGTACGATGTACTTCACAACAGAAGAGGACCCTGA